In the Topomyia yanbarensis strain Yona2022 chromosome 3, ASM3024719v1, whole genome shotgun sequence genome, one interval contains:
- the LOC131692564 gene encoding chymotrypsin-1-like: MNNKLLLVFLACVLLEFSCVECVVGGHTAIPNAAPYMVSIQNPTHICGGVLVGSNWVLTTASCVQGESNLKVMVGSHRLLSNAERVGVSSTILHSQYNPTSGINNVALLKLVKSVVSSQVSTISLNDAAVTSGIPTVFYGWGSPVYGIAAKSNELQTLYQKTLSASDCTKKYQNIGGLATGYICAHIQPGQAACSKDQGGPLVSYSSGKLLGIYDHGILCSGAYPDVFVSVFTFKSWIETTMANS, translated from the exons ATGAATAACAAATTGCTTCTAGTCTTCCTAGCCTGCGTTCTCCTGGAATTCTCTTGCG TGGAATGCGTCGTGGGTGGTCACACAGCGATACCAAATGCTGCACCCTACATGGTTTCAATTCAGAACCCGACACATATCTGCGGTGGTGTTCTGGTTGGAAGCAATTGGGTTTTAACGACTGCATCATGCGTTCAGGGAGAATCTAATCTCAAGGTTATGGTGGGTTCCCACCGGTTGCTGTCTAATGCCGAACGCGTTGGGGTGTCCTCGACGATTCTGCACTCTCAGTATAATCCTACATCTGGCATCAACAACGTCGCACTTCTGAAACTTGTTAAGTCTGTAGTATCTTCTCAAGTTAGCACCATTTCACTGAATGATGCTGCAGTTACATCGGGCATTCCAACGGTGTTCTACGGTTGGGGTTCACCCGTGTACGGCATTGCTGCTAAATCCAACGAGCTACAGACACTCTATCAAAAAACGTTAAGTGCCTCCGATTGTACGAAAAAGTATCAGAATATTGGTGGTTTGGCAACCGGATACATCTGTGCTCATATCCAACCAGGACAAGCTGCGTgttcg aAAGACCAAGGTGGTCCATTAGTAAGTTACAGTAGCGGAAAGCTACTCGGAATTTATGACCATGGAATACTGTGCAGTGGTGCCTATCCAGATGTCTTCGTCAGTGTGTTCACATTCAAAAGCTGGATTGAGACGACAATGGCGAACTCATAA